In Luteitalea sp. TBR-22, one genomic interval encodes:
- a CDS encoding sugar phosphate isomerase/epimerase — MSSSSSVLSRRSMLQLAGLAAAAPLGSLAVSVPAAAQSTAPKPLPLKIGVASYSLRKFPRDKAIAALKQLNVKYVTIKDVHLARTDSPEQIRAARKEFEDAGITIMGGGTLTWKTADEAAMRKDFEYAKAAGMPLVVCSPAPDTLDLLEKMVKEFDIKAAIHNHGTEDPWWPAPSDVLKKIDKRDPRMGVCMDIGHATRAGADVVKTVALAGPRLLDLHIKDLTDGTNKDSQVEVGRGILPVVGVFKELVRTKFAGHVSLEYEIKADDPVPGMLESLSYMRGIAAALA; from the coding sequence GTGTCCTCGTCCTCGTCCGTCCTCTCCCGTCGCTCGATGCTCCAACTGGCGGGCCTGGCTGCCGCCGCGCCCCTCGGGTCGCTGGCCGTCAGCGTGCCGGCTGCCGCGCAGTCGACGGCCCCGAAGCCGCTGCCGCTCAAGATCGGCGTCGCGTCCTACTCGCTGCGCAAGTTCCCGCGCGACAAGGCGATCGCCGCGCTGAAGCAGCTCAACGTCAAGTACGTGACGATCAAGGACGTGCACCTGGCGCGCACCGACTCGCCCGAGCAGATCCGGGCGGCGCGCAAGGAGTTCGAGGACGCCGGCATCACCATCATGGGCGGCGGCACGCTCACGTGGAAGACGGCCGACGAGGCGGCGATGCGCAAGGACTTCGAGTACGCCAAGGCCGCCGGCATGCCGCTGGTGGTGTGCTCGCCGGCGCCGGACACCCTCGACCTGCTCGAGAAGATGGTCAAGGAGTTCGACATCAAGGCGGCCATCCACAACCACGGCACCGAAGACCCGTGGTGGCCCGCCCCGTCGGACGTGCTGAAGAAGATCGACAAGCGCGACCCGCGGATGGGCGTGTGCATGGACATCGGCCACGCGACGCGCGCCGGCGCCGACGTCGTCAAGACCGTGGCGCTGGCCGGGCCACGCCTGCTCGACCTGCACATCAAGGACCTGACCGACGGCACCAACAAGGACAGCCAGGTCGAGGTCGGGCGTGGGATCCTGCCGGTGGTCGGCGTGTTCAAGGAACTGGTCCGGACGAAGTTCGCCGGCCACGTCTCCCTCGAGTACGAGATCAAGGCCGACGACCCGGTGCCGGGGATGCTCGAGTCGCTGTCGTACATGCGAGGGATTGCCGCGGCCCTCGCGTAG
- a CDS encoding VWA domain-containing protein, with the protein MSPTPPRRRTLAAVLAVLLTGVVWAQTRPNPAAPGQGAQPPRFETSSTAIVVDVVVRDGKGQLVTDLTPEDFELYEDGLRQTVGSFSIANRGAGIAVAARKRDGVTRVGGASGDAAANPAAVPDAAGLTALVFDRLSADNRALAQRAALSGIPMTADALPDAMGVFAIDLQVNLVQPFTRDPAAVRAGLQRIGGLNASQFQQRDRRIVELQERRQVLGPELTATVAANRGNPGPTGTQAIGSIEVELAQNRMESRMLEIFDTLEREQQGYSTTNALLAVVASLQDTPGRKTIVFFSEGLAVPPAAQAAFRSVVDTANRANVTIYTVDASGLRAESTVGDVRREMTAAGVDRIVQNESGSLPLTGSMLRILERNEDMLRMDPHTGLGDLARDTGGFLVRDTNNLQSAFKRIDEDMRFHYVLTYAPSNQQFDGQFRTIDVKVKRPATRVFARRGYFAVRSLSPMPILGYESVPLALLDRTPLPNAFPISAGGLSFPEAARPGLTPILVALRVDALAYDKDEAQGTYAAEAVIVVRVRDTRGRVAYKTSQQYLLSGRIEELASARSGEILFYRQPELLPGAYSVEAMVYDARSQRSSARISTVTVPSPGAAHPRVSSVVIVRRAEQVAAADRDEKNPLYVGDLLLYPDVGVPVRTRQDRELAFFFTAYGRPGSRPAIRLELLSQGRVVSALPMTPTALDARGQLPQLQRIPIDGLPRGVYQLRVLVEDERGSDSKTATFSID; encoded by the coding sequence ATGTCACCTACACCTCCTCGTCGACGGACCCTGGCGGCCGTACTCGCCGTCCTCCTCACGGGCGTGGTGTGGGCGCAGACGCGCCCCAATCCCGCCGCGCCGGGGCAGGGCGCGCAGCCCCCCCGTTTCGAGACGTCGTCGACCGCCATCGTCGTGGACGTCGTCGTGCGCGACGGCAAGGGCCAGCTGGTCACCGACCTCACGCCCGAGGACTTCGAGCTCTACGAGGACGGCCTGCGGCAGACCGTCGGGTCGTTCTCGATCGCCAACCGCGGCGCCGGCATCGCCGTGGCGGCGCGCAAGCGCGACGGCGTGACGCGCGTCGGTGGGGCATCCGGTGACGCTGCCGCGAATCCGGCTGCGGTCCCCGATGCGGCCGGGCTCACGGCGCTGGTGTTCGACCGCCTGTCGGCCGACAACCGCGCGCTGGCCCAGCGGGCGGCCCTGAGCGGCATCCCGATGACCGCCGACGCGCTGCCCGACGCGATGGGCGTCTTCGCCATCGACCTGCAGGTCAACCTGGTGCAGCCCTTCACGCGTGACCCCGCTGCCGTGCGCGCGGGGCTGCAGCGCATCGGCGGGCTCAATGCCTCGCAGTTCCAGCAGCGGGACCGGCGCATCGTGGAACTGCAGGAGCGACGGCAGGTGCTCGGCCCGGAGCTGACGGCCACCGTGGCCGCCAACCGCGGCAATCCCGGCCCGACCGGCACGCAGGCGATCGGCAGCATCGAGGTGGAACTCGCGCAGAACCGCATGGAGTCGCGGATGCTCGAGATCTTCGACACGCTCGAGCGTGAGCAGCAGGGGTACAGCACCACCAATGCGCTGCTGGCGGTGGTGGCCAGCCTGCAGGACACGCCGGGCCGCAAGACGATCGTCTTCTTCTCCGAGGGCCTGGCCGTCCCGCCGGCCGCCCAGGCGGCGTTCCGGTCGGTGGTCGACACGGCCAACCGCGCCAACGTGACCATCTACACCGTGGACGCGTCCGGGCTGCGCGCCGAGAGCACGGTGGGCGACGTGCGCCGGGAGATGACGGCGGCTGGTGTCGATCGCATCGTGCAGAACGAATCGGGCTCGCTGCCGCTGACCGGCTCGATGCTGCGCATCCTCGAGCGCAACGAGGACATGCTCAGGATGGACCCGCACACCGGCCTGGGCGACCTGGCGCGCGACACCGGCGGCTTCCTGGTGCGCGACACCAACAACCTGCAGTCGGCGTTCAAGCGCATCGACGAGGACATGCGCTTCCACTACGTGCTCACGTACGCGCCGTCGAACCAGCAGTTCGACGGCCAGTTCCGCACGATCGACGTGAAGGTGAAGCGCCCGGCGACGCGCGTCTTCGCGCGTCGCGGCTACTTCGCCGTGCGATCGCTGAGCCCCATGCCGATCCTCGGCTACGAGAGCGTGCCGCTGGCCCTGCTCGACAGGACGCCGCTGCCCAACGCGTTCCCGATCAGCGCCGGCGGCCTGTCGTTCCCCGAGGCCGCCCGGCCCGGCCTGACGCCGATCCTGGTGGCCCTGCGCGTGGACGCCCTCGCCTACGACAAGGACGAGGCGCAGGGCACGTACGCGGCCGAGGCCGTGATCGTCGTGCGCGTCCGCGACACGCGCGGGCGCGTCGCCTACAAGACCAGCCAGCAGTACCTGCTCTCGGGGCGCATCGAGGAACTCGCGTCGGCCAGAAGCGGCGAGATCCTGTTCTACCGCCAGCCGGAGCTCCTGCCCGGCGCCTACAGCGTCGAGGCGATGGTGTACGACGCCCGGTCGCAGCGCAGCAGCGCGCGCATCTCCACCGTGACGGTGCCCTCGCCCGGGGCCGCCCACCCGCGCGTCAGCAGCGTGGTGATCGTGCGGCGCGCCGAGCAGGTGGCGGCGGCCGACCGCGACGAGAAGAACCCGCTCTACGTCGGCGATCTGCTGCTGTACCCCGACGTCGGCGTGCCGGTCCGCACCAGGCAGGATCGCGAACTGGCCTTCTTCTTCACGGCGTATGGCCGGCCGGGCTCGCGCCCCGCGATTCGCCTCGAGCTGCTGTCGCAGGGCCGGGTGGTCAGTGCGCTACCGATGACGCCGACCGCGCTCGACGCGCGCGGGCAGCTGCCGCAACTGCAGCGCATCCCGATCGACGGCTTGCCGCGCGGCGTGTACCAGTTGCGCGTGCTCGTCGAGGACGAGCGCGGCAGCGACAGCAAGACCGCGACGTTCAGCATCGATTGA
- a CDS encoding BLUF domain-containing protein produces the protein MALFHMLYLSRSTRDWTMAELAQLVAYSQRRNEQDGLTGLLLYGRGHFLQLLEGRRQPLLLTYDRIARDARHTDIELLLDGPIPARVFEGWAMGLLNVDQSGEVDRDRFDRLIAAFGPRQEPQAENALALSLLKEFRAHATARPAATRLPDLA, from the coding sequence ATGGCGTTGTTTCACATGCTGTACCTCAGTCGCTCGACGCGCGACTGGACGATGGCGGAACTGGCGCAGTTGGTGGCGTACTCGCAGCGTCGCAACGAGCAGGACGGCCTCACCGGCCTCCTGCTGTACGGCCGCGGGCACTTTCTCCAGTTGCTCGAGGGACGCCGCCAGCCGCTCCTGCTGACCTACGACCGCATCGCCCGTGACGCGCGCCACACCGACATCGAGCTGTTGCTCGATGGCCCCATCCCTGCCCGGGTGTTCGAGGGGTGGGCGATGGGCCTGCTCAACGTCGATCAGTCCGGCGAGGTGGACCGCGACAGGTTCGATCGGCTGATCGCGGCGTTCGGGCCAAGGCAGGAGCCGCAGGCCGAGAACGCACTGGCGCTGTCGCTGTTGAAGGAATTCCGGGCGCACGCCACCGCGCGTCCGGCCGCCACCAGGCTACCCGACCTGGCCTGA